A single region of the Triticum dicoccoides isolate Atlit2015 ecotype Zavitan chromosome 2B, WEW_v2.0, whole genome shotgun sequence genome encodes:
- the LOC119360718 gene encoding indole-2-monooxygenase-like, whose translation MHAAITAMQLLHDDTAVRATSTRTPHRSTPTFKKTRPHGCQLLGSARALTIAKSLGSSRSRVYTGAGGIAADARGQYFLHKTIVPLAAKGSVQDHEKRTLLPPHDKQDGKQEEESDFIDVLLSVRQQKYYDGITREQIKAILMDMFAAGTDTSSFAEEASMAEIKCDPRVMTKLQAEVRNNTPKGQDLVEEENLANMTYLKAVVKETLRLHPPLPLLIPHLSKVESEVDVAGYTVPSGAWVMVNSWAINRDPEWWEKPEEFLPERFMEGGSASAVDFMGNDFQFLSFGAGRRICPGINFGLATIEIMLANLVYSHDWELSSAAGKKGIDMREVFRLSVRRKEKLMLVPKNHSSV comes from the exons ATGCACGCCGCCATTACTGCAATGCAGTTATTGCACGACGATACGGCCGTCCGCGCCACGTCCACACGTACGCCCCACCGGTCAACGCCGACTTTTAAAAAAACACGCCCTCACGGCTGCCAACTGCTCGGCTCGGCTCGCGCCCTCACGATTGCCAAGTCGCTCGGCTCGTCCCGCAGCCGCGTATACACAGGCGCGGGGGGTATCGCCGCGGACGCGCGGGGGCAATATTTTTTACATAAGACGATCGTGCCCCTGGCAGCGAAGGG AAGTGTACAAGACCACGAGAAACGGACATTGTTGCCACCACATGACAAACAAGATGGCAAGCAGGAAGAGGAGAGTGACTTCATTGATGTACTTCTATCGGTTCGGCAGCAGAAATACTATGATGGTATCACCAGAGAGCAAATCAAGGCCATCTTAATG GACATGTTTGCTGCGGGCACGGACACGTCGTCCTTCGCCGAG gaggcct ctatGGCTGAGATCAAGTGCGACCCTCGGGTCATGACTAAGCTACAAGCCGAGGTGAGAAACAACACACCGAAGGGGCAAGACTTGGTCGAGGAAGAGAACTTAGCCAACATGACATATTTGAAGGCAGTGGTGAAGGAGACGCTTAGGTTGCACCCGCCGCTACCGCTCCTCATCCCTCACCTTTCCAAGGTAGAGAGCGAAGTTGACGTTGCTGGATACACGGTCCCTTCTGGAGCATGGGTCATGGTGAACTCATGGGCTATCAATAGAGACCCCGAGTGGTGGGAGAAGCCAGAGGAGTTCCTGCCAGAAAGGTTCATGGAGGGTGGTAGCGCCTCGGCGGTGGACTTCATGGGGAATGACTTCCAATTTTTGTCGTTTGGAGCTGGCAGGAGGATCTGCCCTGGTATCAACTTCGGGCTGGCGACCATCGAGATCATGCTGGCAAACCTTGTGTACAGTCACGACTGGGAGCTGTCGTCCGCCGCGGGCAAGAAGGGTATTGACATGAGAGAAGTGTTTCGCTTGAGTGTCCGACGGAAGGAGAAACTGATGCTTGTTCCCAAGAACCACTCAAGTGTGTGA